In one window of Candidatus Delongbacteria bacterium DNA:
- the alaS gene encoding alanine--tRNA ligase — MKTTKEIRQDFIDFFIEKGHTEVKASSVIPYDDPTLLFTNAGMNQFKDVFLGTGKRDYSRAVNSQKVIRAGGKHNDLDEVGKDSYHHSFFEMLGNWSFGDYYKKEAIEWAWELLTDRWELPKNRLYASVYRTDDEAMELWKSVTDIAHERILRFDEKDNFWQMGETGPCGPCTEIHFDRGEDFCNKKHVPGHVCSVNGDCERIIEVWNLVFIQYDRSEDGKLTELPNKHVDTGMGFERISMVLQGVDSNYHIDLFKQIIDEIEKVTGVKYLKGAEGTPHRVIADHIRSLVFSIADGGLPSNEGRGYVLRRILRRASRYGLKLGMENPFLYMLVEKLCEIMGEMYPEIIKFRKHVENVIKSEEKSFLRTLSKGVALFNEISDSMKEKNISIVPGEDVFRLYDTFGFPKDLTAQMAEESGYTIDENGFNVEMEKQKELSRKGSKFKSEKILDWIEVTGLTTTKFDGYINLSGQSKIVKYAVDGKYLKIVPEVSYFYAESGGQVSDLGFIEIDDVQFEVKNIQKDGEYFVISIEMPESIPLIDIDTMIKQNIDKKFRDDCRIHHSATHLLHASIRKVIGDHVAQAGSYVDSKSLRFDYSHFEKLSEEQIKKIETIVNDEIRSNFEIITLETSIEEAKKMEATALFGEKYGDFVRVVSMGKFSTELCGGTHAKRTGDIGYFKITAENAIASGVRRIEAVCGSGAVELSREHQNLTSYFKESLVCKEADIIDRYEKLVMDKKNLEKEIVALKEKISIMDSLALLEKVEIIKEIKTIRSIVSTDDAKSLKTMAESLRSKLDSGIILLGAAIDGKASLVCAVTDDLKGKYKAGIIVGAAAKIVDGGGGGAPHLATAGGKNCENLEKAINSLLEYI, encoded by the coding sequence ATGAAGACAACAAAGGAAATTAGACAAGATTTTATCGATTTTTTTATCGAGAAGGGGCATACGGAAGTAAAGGCTTCCTCAGTGATACCTTATGATGATCCAACTCTGCTTTTCACAAATGCAGGTATGAATCAATTTAAGGATGTCTTTCTGGGAACAGGAAAAAGAGACTATTCTAGAGCTGTTAATAGCCAAAAAGTTATCAGGGCTGGTGGGAAACACAATGATCTTGATGAAGTTGGGAAAGATAGTTATCATCATTCTTTTTTTGAAATGCTTGGGAACTGGTCTTTTGGAGACTATTACAAAAAAGAAGCAATAGAATGGGCATGGGAACTTCTTACTGATAGATGGGAATTACCAAAAAATCGTTTATATGCCAGTGTTTATAGAACTGATGATGAAGCGATGGAATTATGGAAAAGTGTAACAGATATCGCTCACGAAAGAATTTTGAGATTTGATGAAAAAGATAATTTTTGGCAAATGGGTGAAACAGGACCATGCGGCCCATGTACTGAAATTCATTTTGATAGAGGTGAGGATTTTTGTAATAAAAAACATGTTCCAGGGCATGTTTGTAGCGTGAACGGTGATTGTGAACGAATTATTGAAGTATGGAACCTAGTTTTTATTCAATATGATAGAAGTGAGGATGGTAAATTAACTGAGCTTCCAAATAAACATGTTGACACAGGTATGGGGTTTGAGCGTATTTCTATGGTTTTACAAGGTGTCGATTCTAATTATCATATTGACCTTTTTAAGCAAATAATTGACGAGATAGAAAAAGTAACAGGAGTTAAGTATCTAAAAGGTGCAGAAGGTACTCCTCACAGAGTAATTGCCGATCACATCAGGTCTCTAGTTTTTAGTATTGCTGATGGTGGGTTGCCTAGTAATGAGGGAAGAGGTTATGTTCTTAGAAGGATTTTGAGGAGAGCTTCTAGATATGGGCTGAAACTTGGTATGGAAAATCCATTTTTATATATGCTTGTTGAAAAGCTTTGCGAAATTATGGGTGAAATGTATCCCGAAATTATAAAATTTAGAAAACATGTTGAAAATGTTATAAAATCAGAAGAGAAATCATTTTTAAGGACTCTTTCAAAAGGAGTGGCTCTTTTTAATGAAATCTCTGATTCAATGAAAGAAAAGAACATTTCAATTGTACCTGGTGAAGATGTTTTCAGATTGTATGACACTTTTGGATTTCCAAAAGATTTAACAGCTCAAATGGCTGAAGAGTCTGGATATACTATTGACGAAAATGGTTTTAATGTAGAGATGGAGAAACAGAAAGAGTTATCCAGAAAAGGTAGTAAATTCAAATCTGAAAAAATTCTGGACTGGATAGAGGTTACCGGTCTAACTACTACAAAATTTGATGGATATATAAATCTTTCTGGTCAATCGAAGATAGTAAAATATGCAGTGGATGGAAAATATTTGAAAATTGTTCCAGAAGTTTCATATTTTTATGCTGAATCTGGCGGACAAGTATCGGATCTTGGATTCATAGAAATAGATGATGTACAATTTGAAGTAAAAAATATTCAAAAAGATGGTGAGTACTTTGTGATATCAATTGAGATGCCAGAGAGTATACCTTTGATTGATATTGATACCATGATTAAGCAGAATATTGATAAAAAATTCCGGGATGATTGCAGAATTCACCATAGTGCCACACACCTTCTACATGCTTCAATCAGGAAAGTAATCGGTGATCATGTAGCCCAGGCTGGTTCATATGTAGATAGCAAATCTCTAAGGTTTGATTATTCTCATTTTGAAAAACTGTCAGAAGAACAGATCAAAAAAATTGAAACTATAGTAAATGATGAAATTCGATCAAATTTTGAGATTATTACACTGGAAACTTCAATTGAAGAAGCTAAAAAAATGGAAGCTACTGCTCTGTTTGGCGAAAAATACGGAGATTTTGTCAGAGTAGTAAGCATGGGAAAATTCTCTACCGAATTGTGTGGAGGTACTCATGCAAAAAGAACTGGTGATATCGGATATTTTAAAATAACAGCAGAAAATGCTATTGCAAGTGGAGTGAGAAGAATTGAAGCTGTTTGTGGTAGTGGAGCGGTTGAACTTTCTAGAGAACACCAGAATTTAACAAGTTACTTTAAAGAATCTTTGGTTTGTAAAGAAGCTGATATTATTGATAGATATGAAAAATTGGTGATGGATAAAAAAAATCTTGAGAAAGAAATTGTCGCACTAAAAGAAAAAATCTCGATTATGGATTCCTTAGCTTTGCTTGAAAAAGTGGAGATTATAAAAGAAATAAAAACTATTAGATCAATTGTTTCTACAGACGATGCAAAAAGTTTAAAAACAATGGCTGAATCACTAAGATCAAAACTAGATTCTGGAATAATTCTTCTGGGAGCAGCAATCGATGGAAAAGCTTCACTGGTTTGTGCTGTTACTGATGATTTGAAAGGTAAATATAAAGCGGGTATAATTGTTGGAGCAGCTGCTAAAATTGTTGATGGTGGTGGTGGTGGTGCACCTCATCTTGCAACTGCAGGTGGAAAAAATTGTGAAAATCTTGAGAAAGCAATAAACTCATTATTAGAATATATTTAA
- the cdaA gene encoding diadenylate cyclase CdaA has protein sequence MVLFKIGFIDFNLADFVDILLFTIIIYKLFNLVRDTRVITMFIGIFTILLIGFFADLLNLTILSWLVKSISTVFWLLIFILFQPEFRRILMYIGQNKLIRKFLKIEVKTVTDEIVHAAYALSEKRFGGLFVLQKNVGLKAVVDTGVPLKSEVTSDLLTTIFYPRSELHDGAVVIANDVLLAARCILPITSREDLEAKYGTRHRAALGLSEESDAVIIVVSEETGNVSVAYNGEILKIESPEQLIKKIERLFGTT, from the coding sequence ATGGTTTTATTTAAAATAGGATTTATAGACTTCAACCTGGCAGATTTTGTAGATATTCTGCTTTTTACGATCATAATTTATAAATTGTTCAACCTTGTCCGAGATACACGTGTTATAACAATGTTTATTGGTATATTTACAATTCTTCTAATTGGTTTTTTTGCAGACCTGTTAAATCTTACTATTCTTTCATGGTTGGTTAAATCTATAAGTACGGTATTTTGGCTTTTGATTTTCATCCTCTTTCAACCTGAATTTAGAAGAATTCTCATGTATATAGGACAAAATAAACTTATTAGAAAATTTTTAAAAATTGAAGTGAAAACTGTAACTGATGAAATAGTCCATGCTGCATACGCTTTATCAGAAAAAAGATTCGGCGGTCTTTTTGTATTGCAAAAAAATGTTGGCTTAAAAGCTGTTGTGGATACAGGTGTTCCTTTGAAAAGTGAAGTTACTTCGGATCTTTTGACAACTATTTTTTATCCTAGATCTGAACTTCATGATGGTGCTGTTGTGATAGCAAATGATGTATTACTTGCAGCAAGATGTATACTTCCAATCACATCAAGGGAGGATTTGGAAGCAAAATATGGAACCAGACACAGAGCCGCTTTGGGATTGTCAGAAGAAAGTGATGCTGTAATTATTGTTGTATCCGAAGAAACTGGAAATGTTTCCGTAGCTTATAATGGTGAGATACTTAAAATAGAAAGCCCCGAACAACTCATTAAGAAAATCGAGAGATTATTCGGGACAACCTAA
- the xth gene encoding exodeoxyribonuclease III yields the protein MKIVSWNVNGLRAIKNKGFLDWFKNYNADIICLQETKLQEDQIEEDLKNPLDYHSYWSFAEKKGYSGVVIYSKEEPLHVSYGLGEPRFDNEGRVVRVDYKNFILMNIYFPNGQKDDNRLKFKMEFYDLFLAYVNRLKNEGKNIIVCGDYNTAHKEIDIKNAKANENRSGFLQIEREWMDKYISNGYTDTFRKMNPDTVKYSWWSYMFNARKNNAGWRIDYFFVNNEFAEKIKNADIDNSVMGSDHCPIILEI from the coding sequence ATGAAAATCGTTTCTTGGAATGTTAATGGTTTGAGAGCAATCAAAAACAAAGGCTTTCTAGATTGGTTTAAAAATTATAATGCTGATATTATTTGTCTTCAGGAAACTAAACTCCAAGAAGATCAAATTGAAGAGGATCTTAAAAATCCACTAGACTATCACTCATACTGGTCTTTTGCTGAAAAAAAAGGTTATAGTGGAGTCGTTATCTACTCAAAGGAGGAGCCTCTTCATGTTTCTTATGGTTTAGGTGAACCGAGATTTGATAATGAAGGGAGAGTTGTAAGGGTTGATTATAAAAATTTTATTTTAATGAATATTTATTTTCCCAATGGACAAAAAGATGATAATAGGTTGAAATTTAAAATGGAGTTCTATGATCTCTTTTTAGCATATGTAAACAGATTAAAAAATGAAGGAAAAAATATTATAGTTTGTGGTGATTACAACACTGCACATAAAGAAATTGATATAAAAAATGCAAAAGCTAATGAAAATAGATCTGGTTTTTTACAAATTGAGCGAGAGTGGATGGATAAATATATATCGAATGGATACACTGATACTTTTAGAAAAATGAATCCTGATACAGTAAAATATTCATGGTGGAGCTATATGTTCAATGCCAGGAAAAATAATGCAGGCTGGCGAATTGATTATTTTTTTGTTAACAATGAATTTGCAGAAAAAATAAAAAATGCTGATATTGATAACTCGGTTATGGGATCAGATCATTGTCCAATAATTTTGGAAATTTAA
- the hemG gene encoding protoporphyrinogen oxidase has translation MTKYDVAIVGAGLTGLVISYYLKKADINFICLDEKNDIGGVINTFNEKGFIYEIGPNSGIVGNEYVVKLFDELSSSVKLETANEKSKKRYVLKNGKWVKIPSGPITGAFTPLFTWYDKFRILLEPFRKPGKNPDETLSELVKRRMGKSFLDYAIDPFILGVYAGDPNYIVPKYALPKLYNLEQNYGSFIGGAFKKMREPKTEMEKRVTRKIFSVQGGLSKLTESLYNKSGKENFRLNAKNVSINKSQSGYEINFSQNNNNINIEAKKIVTATGSYSLPSMLKFLDQNELKSLNNLHYTKVVEVILGFNKWDGIPLDGFGGLIPFKENRDILGVLYLSSCFIDRAPKKGALLSVFMGGVRRQDIYKKDEDELKIIIENEIKDLMQLQNFNPDLFKIIKHEWAIPQYGKESKDRFEMIDKLHNKHSNLYIAGNLHNGIGMADRIKQGSETAEKIIKSFGPK, from the coding sequence ATGACAAAATATGATGTAGCAATTGTTGGGGCTGGATTAACTGGGCTTGTAATATCTTATTATTTAAAAAAAGCGGATATAAATTTTATCTGCCTTGATGAAAAAAATGATATCGGTGGAGTAATAAATACTTTCAACGAAAAGGGTTTTATTTATGAAATTGGACCTAATTCAGGCATAGTTGGAAATGAATATGTAGTTAAGCTTTTCGATGAACTGTCTAGTTCAGTGAAATTAGAGACCGCTAATGAAAAATCAAAAAAAAGATATGTTTTGAAAAATGGAAAATGGGTTAAAATTCCATCAGGTCCAATTACTGGAGCATTTACACCTTTGTTTACCTGGTATGATAAATTTAGAATTTTACTTGAACCTTTTAGAAAACCAGGTAAAAATCCAGATGAAACACTGTCAGAACTAGTAAAAAGACGTATGGGTAAATCATTTTTAGATTACGCAATTGATCCATTTATACTTGGAGTATATGCTGGTGATCCTAATTATATTGTACCAAAATATGCTTTACCAAAATTGTATAATTTAGAACAAAATTATGGTAGTTTTATAGGTGGAGCATTCAAAAAAATGAGGGAACCAAAGACTGAAATGGAAAAAAGAGTTACGAGAAAAATCTTTTCGGTACAAGGAGGTTTATCAAAATTAACTGAAAGTTTATATAATAAAAGTGGAAAAGAAAATTTCAGATTAAATGCAAAAAATGTTTCGATAAATAAGTCTCAAAGTGGATATGAAATCAACTTTTCCCAAAACAATAATAATATCAATATTGAAGCAAAAAAAATTGTAACTGCGACTGGATCATATAGTTTACCTTCAATGTTAAAATTTCTCGATCAAAATGAGCTTAAATCACTGAATAATTTGCATTACACTAAAGTTGTTGAAGTTATCCTTGGGTTTAACAAGTGGGATGGAATTCCGCTAGACGGATTTGGTGGTTTGATTCCTTTTAAGGAAAACAGGGATATACTTGGTGTGCTTTATCTTTCATCATGCTTTATCGATAGAGCACCGAAAAAGGGTGCACTATTGTCTGTATTTATGGGAGGAGTCAGAAGACAGGATATTTATAAGAAAGATGAAGATGAATTGAAAATAATAATTGAAAATGAAATAAAAGATCTAATGCAGTTGCAAAACTTCAACCCTGATCTCTTCAAAATAATTAAACATGAATGGGCAATTCCGCAATACGGAAAAGAAAGTAAAGATAGATTTGAAATGATTGACAAGCTTCATAATAAACATTCCAATCTTTATATTGCAGGTAATCTTCACAATGGAATCGGTATGGCGGATAGAATTAAACAAGGCAGTGAAACTGCTGAAAAAATTATCAAATCTTTTGGACCTAAATAA